The Salinirubellus salinus genome segment TACCAGTAGACACGGGACCGTTCGAAGAATCGAGACCGAACACCGCTTCCTACTCCTCGCGACGGACGTACCTGACCGAGCCCACCGCCACCAGCACCACCAGCGCGCCGAGGACCGAGACGATGCCGAAGCCAGCCCCGTCACCGCTGGAGCCACCGGGCGTCTGTCGGTCGGTTCCGTCCGGGGCTGTCCCGTTGCCGTCGTGTTCGACGAACTCGCCGGAGAACAGGTCCGAGCCGAGGAGCCCCTTCTTCGGGGCGAAGTCGGCCATCGCCTGCCCGCAAGCCTCGACCTCCGAGCGGGAGAACTGCGCCGAGTTCGTCAGCGAGATGCTCCGGTCGGTCCCCATGTCGGCGCTGGTCGGGCCCTTGGCCGTGTCGTCGTCACCCAGTGCGTACCGCTCGGCGTCGTACGGTTGCCACGGTGTGTAGACCTCCCAGACGACGCGACCGTCGGGGGTCACCTCCATCGTCCGGTGGCCCTTGCGGTCGACGACGAGCGTGTTGCCGTTGGGGAGGCGGTCGGCGTCACGCGGTTCGTCGAGGCCACCGCCGACGAGTTCCCACGTCCGCTCCCACTCGCCCTCGCCGGTCCGCTGCCACTCGACGACCCGGTCGTTCAGCGAGTCCGCGACGAGGATGGTGGGTGTCCCGTCCTCGCTCTCGAGGTACTGCGGGTTGTGCTGCTCGTTCATGAACCGGTAGTCGTCGTCCTCACCGAGTTTCATCGTGACCTCCTTGGTCTCCCGGTCGACGACGATGACCTGGTCGAAGTTCCGGACCGAGGCCATGTACTTGCCGGGGCCGATCTTGTCCACGTCGTTGACGTGCGTCCAGTCGTTGCGGTAGTCACCGCCACCGGACTCCGGGAAGAGGTCCGGGTGGTCGGAGAAGTTCCACTGCCACGTCACCCGCTCCTGCGTGCGGTTGTAGATGAGGAGGCGGTGGTGGAGGTCACCCTTGTCCGCGATGAGCAGTTCGTCGCCGTTGATGAGGTCCACGTCGTGCGCGTCGGTGACGTTCTGCGGGTGGAAGCCCGGCGCGTCGCCGTTGTCCCCGTCGAAGCGCTTCACCCACTCGTTCTCGTTCGCCCGCGGGTCCATCTCCTGGACGACGGTGATGCCCGGTTCCGTCGAGGTCATCAGGAGGTTGCCGTTGGCCATCGGGTCCACGTCGTAGGCCCACCAGCGCCCGCGGGCGGAGCCGTTCCACGCGTACTCGAACTCGCCGTTCGGACCGAACGACATCAGCATCGCGGGCCGTTTCTGGAACGAGTCGCCGTCGAACTTGATACCCTGCATCGTCACGAGCGTCGACCCGTTCGGGGTGCGCTCCATCGTACCGACACAGGGGTTCGGGCCGTCTGCCTGCGCGCTCGCCGTGCCGACGCCCGCGCCACCGAGGAACGCCAGCGCCGCCGTCGCGGAGACGAGCAGGCAGCCACAGAGCAGTAGCGTACCGACCCGGGGGGCCTGCTTTCGCATACCACGAGCCACCTGCCCGCGAGGCATCAGTCTTCCCTCTCACTGTCGTGATGGTCGGCCGACCCCGTCACCGGAAGCGGTCCAGCCCCGACTGCTTGCGCACCCGGCCGGCCGGGTCCGCCACCCACGGTGAGTGGGTGTCCCTCGCGCCCGAGACGTCCACCTCGGGCGGGTCGCTCGGGTCGTAGCCGCCGCAATCCGGCCCACACTCCACCTCGGGGTGGACGAGTCCGCCCTTCCACGCACAGCCGGGGAGCGGCCCCCGGTCCGAGTGCTCGACCACCTCGCACCTCGCGCAGGCCGGGAACGACTCGGCCGCGACGCGCCACCCCTTCCCATAGGCCCGTTCGGCGAGTCGCACCCGCTGGCGGTGTTTCGCGTCGGCTCCGACGGTCCGTATCTCGGTCCGTCCGGGCCGTTCCTCCAGCACCTCCACACCCGGCCCATCGGTGTCCAGCGGCGTCGCCTCCCGGACCGTCTCGCGCGCGCCCGTCGCCGGGTCGAAACGCCAGACCCCCACCGCCGCGGGGATGCGGTTGAGGTGCGCGCCGGTGACGTGCGAGGCCGTCGCCAGCCACACCTCGTCGAACAGCGCGAGCGAGACGTCACGCCGGAGTTGCAGTTCGAGGTCACCCGGCCGCCCGAGGTCCGGCTTGTTCTCCACGCCGACGACGCGGTCGAACCAGTCCGGGTAGCGGGCGGTCTGGCGGACGTAGAGCCGTCCGTTCCGGCGCTCGGTCTCGAAGAATCCCGCCTCGACGGCCGCCTCGACCGCCCCCTTCGCCCACCCCGCGCTCCGGTCGGGGAACGCGTCGCGGTAGTATCGGGCCGACCCCACGCCCACGTCGGCCTCGATGGCCGCCGGGGGGATGGCGTCGGCCGTGATGGCGGTCCGCTCGTCGAACCCGGGGCCGGGCGAGACGAGCGCCACGTCGATCACCCGCTTGCCGTGGACGCTCGCACCCAGCTGGCGCGCCACCAGCCGCTCCGGGTGGACCGCCTCCAGTGCCGCGCAGAACGACAGTTCGAACGCGAACTCGCGCACACAGGCCGTCCGGGTCGGGTGGGCAAAAACGTCGCGCTCGGTCGGGTCGGCGGGCGCGTCGGGGGTTTTTGCCGCCGCCGGTCGGACCACTGACCGATGAGCCTCCCCGTCCAGTCGGCGGTCCTCGTCCTGAGCGTGGTCGGCCTCGGTCTGGGCGCCCGTGCACTCGTCGACAGCGTGGTGCGTCTCGCGCGCCGGGTGGGCCTCTCGGAACTCACCATCGGCCTGACCGTGGTCGCGGTCGGCACCTCGACGCCGGAACTGGTGGTCACGCTCGACGCGGCGTTCGGTGGGGCCGGCGGTATCGCCGTCGGCAACGTCGTCGGCTCGAACATCTACAACCTCGCGTTCGTCCTCGGGGTGGTCTCGCTGGTCCGGGTCGTCCCCGTCGACCGGTCGTTGCTCCACCGGGACGGGGTGCTCCTACTCGCCAGCACGCTGGTGGGTGCCGTCGTCCTCCTCGACCTGACTGTCTCACGGGTCGAGGGGGCGCTCCTCGTCGCGCTGTTCGTCGCCTACACGGCCTTCCTGCTCTGGGACTCACGGCGCGGGGGGGCCGCGAGCGACGGCGGCAAGACGGCCGAGGACCCGCTGGTGACGGACCTCACCGAGCGGGTCACGTTCCGCGGCCGCGACGCAGCCCTGCTCGCCGGCGGCCTCGCGGTCGTCCTCGTGAGCGGCCACTTCATGGTCGAGTCGGCGTCGGCCATCGCCCGCATCGCCGGCCTCTCCGAGGCGCTCGTCGGGGGGACCATCGTCGCTGCCGGCACGTCCACGCCGGAGCTCGCCGTCTCGCTCGTGGCGGTCCGACGCGGGAGTCTCGGTGTCTCCGTCGGCAACGTCGTCGGCTCGAACGTGTTCAACTTCCTCGCGGTGCTCGGACTGGGGGCGCTCGTCCGGCCGCTGACCACCGGGCCGGGCACCCTCGAGAACGTGGCGTGGCTCGTCGGTGTCGTCGGCGTAACCGTCGTCGCGCTCTGGTCCGGCCGGAAGCTCTCGCGGGCGGAAGGTGGCCTGTTCGCCGCGAGCGAGGTGGCCCGTTGGGCGCTGGGACTGCTCGGACTCGTTGGCTGACCGGACTCGACCAGCTACCGGTCGGCGCCCGGCTTGGGGCGCCAGTGCACGGCCGTCTGTGGGTGCAGCGGGTTCGGCCCGAGCGTGTCGTACACCACCCGCTCTACCGCGAGGCGGGCGTCCCCGCGCAGGGCCGCGAGCGCGGTGTCGTCGTACCCCCGTACTCGAGCGTAGTGCCGGCGCAACAGCCCGAGGGTCGTCTCCGGGTGTGCGTCGACCTGTTCGAGGTGGACGCCGCCGACCACCCGGCCCCCGGCCGCGCGCTCGGCCAACCGCTCGACCACGCCCGCGGTGTCGTCGAGCGTCGTCAGCACGCCGCGGGTGAACACGAGCACGTCGCCCGGAACCTCGTCCACGAGGCCCCACGACCCGGCGAGGTCGAACCGCTCGACCGATATCCGGTCGTGGTCGGCGTGGAGTTCGCGGGCGAGTTCGACGCCCGACTGGCTCCGTTCGGCGCCCACGACGCTCGCGTCGGGGAACGCCGTGGCGAGCGGCGCGAGCGTGGCCCCCCAGCCACAGCCGAGGTCGAGGACGGTGTCGGGGGTGGGCACGCCACGGACGGCCGTCTGCACCTCGAACCGCTCCAGTTCGAGCAGTTCGGCGGGCGAGACGAGGTGGAGCGACTCGCGTATCGAGACGGGACCGGGGTCGTCGCGTCCGGCAGCGGACACCCGCCGTGCGAGCGCCTCGGGCGTGAGCCCCTCGTCGCGATAGGCCGACAGGAAGTGCCCGTAGATCCCGTCATAGCGGTCGGCCGTGGTGTAGGCAACCGGGTCGTCCGGCGGGTCACCGTGCGGGTCGAGCAGGTACCGTGCCCACCCCGAGTGTTGCGGGAGCGCGTCGAGCGCGAGCGGCCTCATCGCCCACCCCCGGCGTCGTCGCTGGTCGGCGGTCGGTGCGTCGCCGTGGACAGTTGCATCGCTACCACGGGGTGAGAACGCGCACTCGCCCCGGCGAACGCTGGCAGGAAGAAACTACCGGCTGTCAGTCGAGGCCGAGGGACTCGCGCATCCGCGCCGGGTCGCCGTCCATCCGTTCCAGCAGGTCGAGGGCGCCCTCGCGTACCTCGGGCGTGACGGTCGCGAGGACCATCCCCTCGTCCGGCTGGCCGTAGACGAGGCTCGCCCCGTCGGGCGCGGCGACCAGCACCGGGAGGGCGGCGAGGTCCTCCTCGCCCTCGACGACGAGGACGGTCGTCTCGCCGTCGGCCGCGCGGTCGATGGCCGCCCGGAGTTCGGTCAACAGGTCGGCGGACAGGGTCGCCTGCGGGTTCGCCACCTCGACACGGTGGTCGAACCCCTCGATGGCGTCCCAGACCGCCTCCGCCACGGCTTCGCGTTTGGTCTTCCCGTCGACGAGCGCCACGTCGGGCCGGCGGTCCGCCTCGAGGAGGTGGTAGGTGACGACGTCGCCGACGGCGACGATGGGGTCGCCCGCCTCGGCGATGAGGTCGGCGGCGTCCGTGTAGATGGCCCCCATCGGGTCCTTCAGCTCCCCGCGCATCTCGTGCGGCAGGCTGAGGACCACGTCGGCCACGCTATCGGAGCCGTCCGCGTCGCCCATCTACCGGACCTTCAGCGCGTACTTGCCCGGTTCGGTCACGCCCATCTCACTGGCGATCTCGCTCGACTCGGGGTGGGCGATGACGACGTAGCCAGCCCAGTCCTCGGTGAGCGAGTTCGACCCGCAGACGGG includes the following:
- a CDS encoding GTP-dependent dephospho-CoA kinase family protein; translated protein: MADVVLSLPHEMRGELKDPMGAIYTDAADLIAEAGDPIVAVGDVVTYHLLEADRRPDVALVDGKTKREAVAEAVWDAIEGFDHRVEVANPQATLSADLLTELRAAIDRAADGETTVLVVEGEEDLAALPVLVAAPDGASLVYGQPDEGMVLATVTPEVREGALDLLERMDGDPARMRESLGLD
- a CDS encoding class I SAM-dependent methyltransferase; protein product: MRPLALDALPQHSGWARYLLDPHGDPPDDPVAYTTADRYDGIYGHFLSAYRDEGLTPEALARRVSAAGRDDPGPVSIRESLHLVSPAELLELERFEVQTAVRGVPTPDTVLDLGCGWGATLAPLATAFPDASVVGAERSQSGVELARELHADHDRISVERFDLAGSWGLVDEVPGDVLVFTRGVLTTLDDTAGVVERLAERAAGGRVVGGVHLEQVDAHPETTLGLLRRHYARVRGYDDTALAALRGDARLAVERVVYDTLGPNPLHPQTAVHWRPKPGADR
- the spt4 gene encoding transcription elongation factor subunit Spt4 — its product is MAQRLVCRECHRVLDVDEGGQCPVCGSNSLTEDWAGYVVIAHPESSEIASEMGVTEPGKYALKVR
- a CDS encoding arylsulfotransferase family protein; this encodes MRKQAPRVGTLLLCGCLLVSATAALAFLGGAGVGTASAQADGPNPCVGTMERTPNGSTLVTMQGIKFDGDSFQKRPAMLMSFGPNGEFEYAWNGSARGRWWAYDVDPMANGNLLMTSTEPGITVVQEMDPRANENEWVKRFDGDNGDAPGFHPQNVTDAHDVDLINGDELLIADKGDLHHRLLIYNRTQERVTWQWNFSDHPDLFPESGGGDYRNDWTHVNDVDKIGPGKYMASVRNFDQVIVVDRETKEVTMKLGEDDDYRFMNEQHNPQYLESEDGTPTILVADSLNDRVVEWQRTGEGEWERTWELVGGGLDEPRDADRLPNGNTLVVDRKGHRTMEVTPDGRVVWEVYTPWQPYDAERYALGDDDTAKGPTSADMGTDRSISLTNSAQFSRSEVEACGQAMADFAPKKGLLGSDLFSGEFVEHDGNGTAPDGTDRQTPGGSSGDGAGFGIVSVLGALVVLVAVGSVRYVRREE
- a CDS encoding calcium/sodium antiporter — translated: MSLPVQSAVLVLSVVGLGLGARALVDSVVRLARRVGLSELTIGLTVVAVGTSTPELVVTLDAAFGGAGGIAVGNVVGSNIYNLAFVLGVVSLVRVVPVDRSLLHRDGVLLLASTLVGAVVLLDLTVSRVEGALLVALFVAYTAFLLWDSRRGGAASDGGKTAEDPLVTDLTERVTFRGRDAALLAGGLAVVLVSGHFMVESASAIARIAGLSEALVGGTIVAAGTSTPELAVSLVAVRRGSLGVSVGNVVGSNVFNFLAVLGLGALVRPLTTGPGTLENVAWLVGVVGVTVVALWSGRKLSRAEGGLFAASEVARWALGLLGLVG
- a CDS encoding DUF5787 family protein, with translation MREFAFELSFCAALEAVHPERLVARQLGASVHGKRVIDVALVSPGPGFDERTAITADAIPPAAIEADVGVGSARYYRDAFPDRSAGWAKGAVEAAVEAGFFETERRNGRLYVRQTARYPDWFDRVVGVENKPDLGRPGDLELQLRRDVSLALFDEVWLATASHVTGAHLNRIPAAVGVWRFDPATGARETVREATPLDTDGPGVEVLEERPGRTEIRTVGADAKHRQRVRLAERAYGKGWRVAAESFPACARCEVVEHSDRGPLPGCAWKGGLVHPEVECGPDCGGYDPSDPPEVDVSGARDTHSPWVADPAGRVRKQSGLDRFR